From the genome of Deltaproteobacteria bacterium:
CACGACCCGGAAGCAATGCAGAATATAAAAAAGATATTTGGTTCAAAGATAAATTATACAAAAGATATGTATACCTCTTTGAAGAATGCGGATGGATTGATCATTATGACGGAGTGGAATGAGTACAGAAATCCTGATTTTGCAAGAATGCTTGAGCTTATGAATGAAAGGGTTATATTTGACGGTAGAAATATTTATAACAAATACGATATGCTTTCACTCGGTTTTAAATATTATAGTATAGGAAGGTAAAATTGAATAAAATAATTGTTATAACAGGCGGTGCAGGGTTTATCGGTTCACACCTATGTGAATATTTTATTGAAAAGGGTTATGATGTTTTTTGTATGGATAATCTTATAACAGGTTCGCTCGATAACATATCACATCTTTTCAAACTCAAAGAGTTTGTGTTTATTAATCAGGATGTAACAAACTATATTCACATACCCGGCAAGATAGATTATGTTTTGCATTTTGCTTCACCTGCAAGTCCTGTTGATTATCTTGAACATCCTATTTCGACATTAAAGGTTGGTGCGCTCGGAACGCACAAGACAATCGGGTTTGCGAAAGATAAGGGTGCGAGGTATCTTATTGCATCAACCTCGGAGGTTTATGGTGACCCTCTTGTTAACCCGCAGCCCGAAACATACTGGGGCAATGTTAATTCTGTTGGACCAAGGAGTGTTTATGATGAGGCAAAACGCTATGCAGAGGCAATGACAATAGCTTATCACAGAGTTCATAAGGTGGATGTAAGGATGGTAAGGATATTTAATACTTATGGTCCAAAAATGAGGCTTAACGACGGCAGGGTTGTACCGAATTTTGTTATGCAGGCACTTCACAATGAACCCTTGACCGTTTATGGCGATGGAACTCAGACAAGAAGCTTTTGTTATGTTTCGGATCTTCTTGAAGGCATATACAGGTTACTCATGTCCGATTATATAGGCCCTGTTAATCTCGGCAATCCGCAGGAATGGAAGATCACTGATTTTGCAAATTATATAATAAAGCTTTCAAATTCAAACAGCGAGATCGTATTTAAACCATTACCACAGGATGATCCGAAAATGAGGAGACCCGACATTACACTTGCAAAAAGGCTGTTAAACTGGGAGCCGGTTGTTAGTCTGGAGAATGGTATAAAACAAACGCTTGAGTATTTTAAGAATAGATAAAGAAATACCGCCTTCAGTGTTTCGATTCTGTGATCACATCAGCACTTTATACCGCCTAAAAATATTTCTGTTAAATTTGCGTCAATTTGTCGGTTAGAGGTGGCACTTTTACCCGGCTATCACAATATCAGTGACAGCGGCATACTATTACAAAAATTATCGGTTCGCTTATTGGTAAACCGAATTGACCTGCTTTATTGCAATTTTTTGGGTTAATCACAGTCCCATCTGTTTGCCTATGATCTCCTTCATTATCTCGGTCGTACCCGCAAAGATGGTCTGTACGCGTGCATCGATGTATGCCTGTGCAATAGGATACTCAAGCATATAGCCGTAACCTCCGAAGAGCTGGAGGCATTGATCGATTGTTCTTTTGAGCATCTCGGTAATCCACCATTTGGCCATGCACGTCTCTTTTACAATACCGACACCTGCGATATGCTCCTGAATAAGCCTGTCAACGAATGTCCTGCCGAGTTCTATCTCTGTAGCCATCTCGGCGAGCTTGAACCGCGTATTCTGGAACTTTGATATGGGTTTTCCGAAAGCGGTCCTTGTTTTTGTATACTTGATTGTTTCTTCGATGGCCTTCTCGGCACCAGCCTGTGCCATTATTGCGCTTACCAGCCTTTCCTGCTGGAGTTTCTGCATAAGCTGGAAAAAACCCTCACCTTCTACGCCGAGCATGTTCTTTACCGGTACCTTACAGTCGGAGAAATACATCTCCGATGTGTCCTGTGATTTCATGCCTATTTTCTCAAGCTTTTTGCCTTTTTCGAATCCGGGTGTTTTATCCTCTATAACAATGAGGCTCATGCCTGTGTATGGAGGATCCGCTTTTGGGTTGGTCTTGCATGCGGTAACAACAAGATCGCATAGCTGGCCGTTTGATATAAAAGTCTTCTGTCCGTTTACTATATAATGATCGCCGTCCCTCACGGCTGTAGTCCTGATCGCCTGCAAATCACTCCCAGTGCCAGGCTCCGTCATTGCTACGGCAGTTATTATTTCACCGCGCACACAGCCCGGCAGCCACCTCTGCTTCTGCTCTTCATTCCCGAACGTGGCGATATAAGGAACGACAATATCGCTGTGAAGGTTGATGGCAAAGCCCGATTCCATTATATTAGCCATCTCCTCCATCACAACTACCGAATACAGGAAATTCACTCCCGAACCTCCATATTTTTCTTCAACCCATGGGCACAGATACCCCGCGCTGCCGGTCTTCTTCCATACATCTTTTGAAACCATGCCGTTCTTCTTCCATTCGGCCTGGTGCGGAACAACCTCGCGTTCAAGAAATCTCTTAAATCCCTGCCTGAAGATCTCGTGCTCTTCGCTAAAAATATTTCTGTCCATTGTTCCTCCTGCATTGACATATATATCAAACTTCTAAGAATAAGCAAACACCTTTAGAAAATCAGCCGTAGGCTTATCAGTCCTGTGGCTGTGGCAATTCCTACACTAATGTTACCGATCAAAAAACATGCCGCTTCTTTTCAGATCATCACGATGGGCATGAGCACTTCCTAAATTGCCTCTTCGTTCAGGATTCAGGATGTGCCGCGATTCAGCATGCTAAAACTCATGCGGAGTAAAACTACTTCAATCAAAAATGTTAGCTGATAAAATTTCAATTTATTACCCACCTGTTTTATGAAAATCTTAATTAAACTATGTTATTGAATTAGGCAAGAAAAGAATCGGAGATTATGAAGCGTATGGTGAGACTAATTCTTTTATTACAATAGTCTCTAAGAGAAAAATGTAAGAAACTTTCGTACATTTTTTGTGAATTGAAAAATAGCGATGGCAAAGCCATCGCTATTAGAAGTTAACTTGCTTTCAATACGTTCTGTAATTTTAATGCGAGACCCATGTCTCCTTTGATCTTTAGCTTACCCGACATAAAAGCCATCTGTGCATTAAGTTTGCCGGATACGATATCAAGGATATCTTTTCCTGTAACCGTTATAGTACACTTTGCATCAGGTGAAGGACCGCTTGACACACCTACTTTAGCAGGTGTAAGGCTTACAACCCATGAACCTGCTTCGTCTCCCGTAATATCAAACTGGTATATTGCGTTCAACGTTTTTGCTTTTTCTGTGTCCTTGCTTATGTTATCTGGAATCGTTTTTTCAAAAAGCTCCTTTACTGTTTTTGGAAAATCCACCATTTCTGTCACCTCCTTTAATTGATAAATCTATCAACTTTTTATACAGTAATTTTTGTTATGTCAAGAAATCGAATCGAGTCATGTAAAATCTAACCATGGAGGGTATCATCTTGTCATGTAAAAATCTAACCGAAAGATACAGCTTCAGAGATGGATATTATAGTCTGCCTTTGATAAAGGAGGCAGGTTATGGGGT
Proteins encoded in this window:
- a CDS encoding SCP2 sterol-binding domain-containing protein, yielding MVDFPKTVKELFEKTIPDNISKDTEKAKTLNAIYQFDITGDEAGSWVVSLTPAKVGVSSGPSPDAKCTITVTGKDILDIVSGKLNAQMAFMSGKLKIKGDMGLALKLQNVLKAS
- a CDS encoding acyl-CoA dehydrogenase family protein produces the protein MDRNIFSEEHEIFRQGFKRFLEREVVPHQAEWKKNGMVSKDVWKKTGSAGYLCPWVEEKYGGSGVNFLYSVVVMEEMANIMESGFAINLHSDIVVPYIATFGNEEQKQRWLPGCVRGEIITAVAMTEPGTGSDLQAIRTTAVRDGDHYIVNGQKTFISNGQLCDLVVTACKTNPKADPPYTGMSLIVIEDKTPGFEKGKKLEKIGMKSQDTSEMYFSDCKVPVKNMLGVEGEGFFQLMQKLQQERLVSAIMAQAGAEKAIEETIKYTKTRTAFGKPISKFQNTRFKLAEMATEIELGRTFVDRLIQEHIAGVGIVKETCMAKWWITEMLKRTIDQCLQLFGGYGYMLEYPIAQAYIDARVQTIFAGTTEIMKEIIGKQMGL
- a CDS encoding SDR family oxidoreductase — translated: MNKIIVITGGAGFIGSHLCEYFIEKGYDVFCMDNLITGSLDNISHLFKLKEFVFINQDVTNYIHIPGKIDYVLHFASPASPVDYLEHPISTLKVGALGTHKTIGFAKDKGARYLIASTSEVYGDPLVNPQPETYWGNVNSVGPRSVYDEAKRYAEAMTIAYHRVHKVDVRMVRIFNTYGPKMRLNDGRVVPNFVMQALHNEPLTVYGDGTQTRSFCYVSDLLEGIYRLLMSDYIGPVNLGNPQEWKITDFANYIIKLSNSNSEIVFKPLPQDDPKMRRPDITLAKRLLNWEPVVSLENGIKQTLEYFKNR